One genomic segment of Rivularia sp. PCC 7116 includes these proteins:
- a CDS encoding glucose-1-phosphate thymidylyltransferase — protein sequence MKALILSGGKGTRLRPLTYTGAKQLVPVANKPILWYGIEEMVTAGITDIGIVVSPETGEEVKAKTGNGEKFGATITYILQEQPAGLAHAVKVARPFLENSPFVMYLGDNLIQQGDLSYFLKKFQQQHHDALILLRTVDNPSAFGVAKVDENGTVLELIEKPKVPPSNLALVGVYFFSKIIHEAIACIKPSARNELEITDAIQYLISQNKQVSACRLEGWWLDTGKKDDLLEANRLILDTSLQTLIYGEVDARSQVIGRVKIGNGSKVINCTIRGPVVIGENCHLENCFIGPYSSIADKSTLVDTELEHSVVLEGAKISGIQQRIIDSLIGQRAQVTLEPRRPKALRFMIGDDCQIELT from the coding sequence ATGAAAGCACTAATTCTTTCTGGTGGTAAAGGTACGCGATTACGCCCCCTTACCTACACTGGAGCAAAACAACTGGTACCTGTAGCAAACAAACCAATTTTGTGGTACGGCATTGAAGAAATGGTAACAGCCGGTATAACTGATATCGGTATTGTCGTTTCTCCTGAAACTGGAGAAGAAGTCAAAGCCAAAACCGGGAATGGAGAAAAATTCGGGGCCACCATAACCTACATTTTACAAGAGCAGCCCGCAGGACTAGCTCATGCCGTTAAAGTAGCTCGACCTTTTTTAGAAAATTCACCTTTTGTAATGTACTTGGGTGATAATTTAATTCAGCAAGGTGACTTGAGTTACTTTCTGAAAAAATTTCAGCAGCAACATCATGATGCGCTGATATTGTTGCGTACTGTTGATAATCCCAGTGCATTTGGAGTCGCTAAAGTTGACGAAAACGGTACAGTTTTAGAATTAATCGAAAAGCCAAAAGTTCCACCTTCAAATTTAGCTTTGGTAGGAGTATATTTCTTTTCAAAGATTATTCACGAAGCCATTGCTTGCATTAAACCATCTGCAAGAAATGAATTGGAAATTACTGATGCTATTCAATATTTAATCAGTCAAAACAAGCAAGTATCAGCTTGTAGACTTGAGGGATGGTGGTTGGATACGGGGAAAAAAGATGATTTATTAGAAGCAAATCGCTTAATTCTTGATACTAGCTTGCAAACATTAATTTATGGCGAAGTTGATGCTCGCAGCCAAGTCATCGGTAGAGTTAAAATTGGCAATGGTTCTAAAGTGATTAATTGCACAATCCGCGGTCCAGTAGTGATTGGAGAAAATTGTCATTTAGAAAATTGTTTTATCGGTCCCTATAGTAGTATTGCCGATAAATCAACTTTAGTAGATACAGAATTAGAACATAGTGTAGTTTTAGAAGGCGCAAAAATATCGGGAATTCAGCAACGAATTATAGATAGTTTAATTGGGCAAAGAGCGCAAGTTACACTGGAACCTCGTCGTCCAAAAGCCTTACGATTTATGATTGGCGACGATTGTCAAATTGAACTTACTTAA
- a CDS encoding glycosyltransferase family 2 protein: protein MIYFLIVNYYSTSLVTKLISSIPASIDAEYKIVIVNNSPEDYSIEELSSKSVHILNSRDNLGFGCACNFGLQWIYNIDSNATVWIINPDAYFDTISLERVKYFFYSHPEVSILGTIIHTPSEKIWFAGGSFLSKSGSISTPDLLTDTNVDYVICDWVSGCSLIINLKNFSDCPQFDDAYFLYYEDFDFCRRYANQGYLIAVTKDFGVLHQPSSITNRYIFKKTKHSTYSYLLTLEKYTNNLIFIIRLLRLLINALVLTFFRPKVAYGKFAGLLMYGRQAIKKNKTIHGADESSNPV, encoded by the coding sequence GTGATTTATTTCTTAATAGTTAATTATTACTCTACGAGTCTTGTTACTAAGCTGATAAGTTCTATTCCAGCAAGCATAGATGCTGAATATAAAATAGTTATAGTTAACAACTCTCCGGAAGACTATTCTATAGAAGAACTTAGCAGTAAATCAGTCCATATTTTGAATAGTCGAGATAATTTAGGATTTGGTTGTGCTTGTAATTTTGGACTTCAGTGGATTTACAATATAGACAGTAATGCTACCGTTTGGATAATTAATCCAGATGCTTATTTCGATACAATTTCTTTAGAAAGGGTAAAGTATTTTTTCTATTCGCATCCAGAAGTTTCTATTCTCGGCACTATAATTCATACGCCTTCCGAAAAGATTTGGTTTGCAGGCGGTAGCTTTTTATCTAAAAGCGGCTCAATATCAACACCAGATTTACTCACAGATACAAATGTCGATTATGTGATTTGCGATTGGGTTTCTGGCTGTAGTTTAATTATTAATCTGAAGAATTTTTCTGATTGTCCGCAATTTGACGATGCTTACTTTCTCTATTACGAAGATTTTGATTTTTGTAGGCGGTATGCCAATCAAGGATATTTAATTGCTGTAACTAAAGATTTTGGCGTTCTTCATCAGCCTTCATCAATCACAAACAGATATATTTTCAAAAAAACAAAGCATAGTACCTACAGTTATTTACTAACTCTTGAAAAATATACCAATAATTTAATTTTTATTATTAGATTACTTAGACTTTTGATTAACGCTCTGGTGTTAACTTTTTTCCGACCTAAAGTAGCGTATGGTAAATTCGCTGGACTGTTAATGTATGGTCGGCAAGCGATTAAGAAGAATAAGACGATTCATGGTGCTGATGAATCTAGTAATCCGGTGTAA
- the pyk gene encoding pyruvate kinase, with amino-acid sequence MELRDSIRRTKIVATIGPATSSPEVLKALIEAGATTLRLNFSHGTHADHQRNIRSIRQTAFELNKPVAILQDLQGPKIRLGKFENGSIVVAKGDRFTLTNRQVVGTQEISCITYERLAQEVPVGANILLDDGRVEMQVVEVNKEKGDLHCIVTVEGKLSNNKGVNFPGVYLSIKALTDKDREDLVFGLDQGVDWVALSFVRNPQDVMEIKELISNAGKQVPVIAKIEKHEAIEQMEAVLALCDGVMVARGDLGVELPAEDVPVLQKRLIATANRLGIPIITATQMLDSMVSNPRPTRAEVSDVANAILDGTDAVMLSNETAVGKYPVEAVATMARIAERIEKEDAQSKNTNQLPDPRRSIPNAISQAVGQISKQLKAAAIMTLTQSGATARNVSKFRPRTPILAVTPHVNVARQLQLVWGVKPLLVLELPSTGQTFQAAINVAQEKNLLHEGDLVVMSAGTLQGVSGSTDLVKVEIVTAVLGQGVGLGQGSVTGRARVASSGMELNNFNPGEILVAPRTNADFVEAIRKSSGIITEEESLTSHAAVIGLRLGVPVIVGVKNATQAIRDGAILTMDIQRGVVYSGAVGTA; translated from the coding sequence ATGGAACTAAGAGATTCAATACGCCGGACAAAAATTGTTGCTACGATTGGACCTGCTACCAGCAGCCCTGAAGTCCTTAAGGCTCTCATTGAAGCAGGTGCAACAACGCTGCGGCTTAATTTCTCTCACGGAACTCATGCCGACCATCAGCGTAATATCAGGTCGATTCGGCAGACAGCATTTGAATTAAACAAGCCAGTGGCGATTCTGCAAGATTTGCAGGGTCCAAAAATTCGTTTGGGTAAGTTTGAAAACGGGTCGATAGTTGTTGCTAAAGGCGACCGTTTCACTTTGACCAATCGTCAAGTCGTTGGTACTCAGGAAATTAGCTGCATTACCTACGAGCGTTTAGCACAAGAAGTACCCGTTGGTGCGAATATTCTTCTTGATGATGGACGAGTAGAAATGCAGGTTGTGGAGGTAAACAAAGAAAAAGGTGATTTGCATTGCATTGTAACGGTTGAAGGCAAGCTGTCTAATAATAAAGGTGTGAATTTTCCTGGTGTTTATTTGTCAATTAAGGCATTAACTGATAAAGACCGCGAGGATTTAGTTTTTGGTTTAGACCAAGGTGTAGATTGGGTTGCACTTTCTTTTGTTCGCAATCCCCAAGATGTTATGGAAATTAAGGAATTGATTTCCAACGCAGGAAAACAAGTACCAGTAATTGCCAAAATAGAGAAGCACGAAGCCATTGAACAAATGGAAGCGGTTCTGGCTTTATGTGATGGCGTGATGGTAGCGAGAGGGGACTTGGGTGTGGAACTTCCAGCAGAAGATGTTCCCGTGCTGCAAAAACGTCTAATTGCGACTGCAAACCGTTTGGGTATTCCGATTATTACCGCTACCCAAATGCTAGACAGTATGGTTAGCAATCCTCGTCCGACGCGAGCAGAGGTATCGGACGTAGCTAACGCAATACTAGATGGTACGGATGCCGTAATGCTTTCTAACGAAACTGCTGTGGGTAAATACCCGGTGGAAGCAGTCGCAACTATGGCTAGGATTGCCGAACGCATTGAGAAAGAAGATGCTCAAAGTAAAAATACCAATCAGCTGCCAGATCCAAGACGTTCGATTCCTAATGCTATTTCTCAAGCAGTAGGTCAAATTTCTAAGCAACTTAAAGCTGCTGCAATTATGACACTTACTCAAAGTGGCGCAACAGCTCGGAATGTTTCTAAATTCCGTCCTCGTACTCCAATTCTGGCGGTTACACCCCATGTAAACGTAGCCAGACAACTGCAATTGGTATGGGGAGTTAAACCATTATTAGTTTTAGAACTACCTTCAACCGGTCAAACTTTTCAAGCGGCTATTAATGTCGCTCAAGAAAAAAACTTATTGCACGAAGGTGATTTAGTTGTGATGAGTGCGGGGACTCTTCAAGGAGTTTCTGGTTCTACTGACTTGGTTAAAGTTGAAATAGTAACTGCGGTACTTGGTCAAGGTGTAGGATTGGGACAAGGTTCTGTGACGGGACGCGCGCGAGTCGCTTCGAGTGGTATGGAATTAAATAATTTCAATCCTGGAGAGATTTTGGTAGCGCCGCGTACAAATGCAGATTTTGTCGAAGCAATTCGTAAATCCAGTGGCATCATTACTGAGGAAGAAAGTCTTACTTCTCATGCCGCTGTAATTGGCTTACGTTTAGGAGTTCCTGTAATTGTAGGTGTTAAAAATGCAACTCAAGCGATTAGGGATGGAGCTATTTTAACTATGGATATACAGCGGGGTGTAGTTTACTCCGGAGCAGTGGGAACTGCTTAA
- the crtR gene encoding beta-carotene hydroxylase gives MLMSEAQSPLTLPPKELLSPPGGFNPTLLMFLAAIGIVIISVLGYWVWQWPQWICFCMNILALHISGTVIHDACHQSAHSNRTINALMGHVSALMLVFAFPVFTRVHLQHHGNVNDPEKDPDHYVSTGGPLWLIAVRFFYHEIFFFKRRLWRNNELFEWLISRLIVIAIVIVSIKFNFLSYILNFWFVPSGIVGLALGLFFDYLPHRPFVERNRWKNARVYASPILNILILGQNYHLIHHLWPSIAWYNYQPTYRLMKPLLDEKECHQSLGLLKKKDFLEFMYDLVLGIRFHPKKE, from the coding sequence ATGCTGATGTCGGAGGCACAATCGCCACTGACACTTCCCCCCAAGGAACTTTTGTCCCCACCCGGTGGTTTCAATCCGACTCTGCTAATGTTTTTAGCGGCTATTGGAATTGTAATTATATCTGTACTTGGTTATTGGGTTTGGCAATGGCCGCAATGGATATGCTTTTGTATGAATATCCTTGCTTTGCATATCTCTGGTACGGTAATTCACGATGCTTGCCACCAGTCTGCTCATAGCAATCGGACAATTAACGCTCTGATGGGACATGTTAGTGCCTTGATGCTTGTTTTCGCATTTCCAGTATTTACGCGAGTGCATTTACAACATCATGGAAATGTAAACGATCCAGAAAAAGATCCAGACCATTACGTTTCTACAGGTGGTCCTTTATGGTTGATTGCGGTTCGCTTTTTCTACCATGAGATATTTTTCTTCAAACGTCGTTTATGGCGCAACAATGAACTTTTTGAATGGCTGATAAGTCGCCTTATAGTCATAGCTATTGTTATTGTTTCGATCAAATTCAATTTTCTAAGCTACATTCTTAATTTTTGGTTTGTACCCTCGGGTATCGTTGGTTTGGCATTAGGCTTATTTTTCGACTATTTGCCCCATCGTCCATTTGTAGAACGCAATCGCTGGAAAAATGCTAGAGTTTACGCCAGTCCGATTCTGAATATCTTAATTTTGGGTCAGAATTATCATTTGATTCATCATTTATGGCCTTCTATCGCTTGGTACAACTATCAACCTACATACCGGTTGATGAAGCCCCTTTTGGATGAAAAAGAATGCCACCAATCATTAGGCTTGCTCAAGAAAAAAGATTTTCTTGAATTCATGTATGACCTAGTTTTAGGAATTCGTTTTCACCCGAAGAAAGAATAG